A window of Candidatus Dojkabacteria bacterium contains these coding sequences:
- a CDS encoding UvrD-helicase domain-containing protein, whose translation MQFNLNERQQEAVQHKAGPLLIIAGAGTGKTAVITRRITHIINEGWAKPSEILALTFTEKAAGEMLERVDQEMPIGHEEIAISTFHSFCDRILRQEGIYIGLDTNYKLMSQAQSYILFKKNLFTMSLDKFRPLGNPTSHIDDILKHFSRLQDEDVFPEEYIKFAEKLPSTTEEEEELKAEAVELAKVYKEYSDIKVRESMLDFGDLILLTLRLFREKPNVLKKYHDLYKYILVDEYQDTNYTQNVLVNTIAFGGDQKNKTVKQKQPNVTVVGDDDQAIYKFRGAAISNILQFNKTYKGVKKVVLVENYRSRQEILNAAYDLIQKNNPDRLEISESIDKRLAARAEFEVPEVDPVQLIVADSGAVEADSVAKEILNLTGNKELLKNDNSIVSRKFDSKGQSMFVDVEKENGAEFRFSDIALLVRANNNSDEFIQAFKYYGIPFKFSGPKGLYSRPEISKLISFLRLVVDYKDDRNMFNILKMQSLDLDSRDVVELMRLAKEQRLSIFEEIEAITGTRIGDVESEEIEIAENRRNLIEKTFSTDAIDSMKALVTLFDSAFKAVKEGRSIGEILYDFVKSSGYLDSMTEVESYENQFKIQNMTKFFDLIKSYERDNNDASIYDYVDYLNYSIEIGESPRVDEDMLEDFDAVKIMTVHGSKGLEFPVVFLTNLVSDRFPTRRRSDTIPIAEELVKEQFSDEDERIAHLKEERRLFYVGATRAKERLYLTAAKVYGDAKTKRKPSLFLDELLGRKVSLDFAEDGANVRKEPEFKVQISTYDDSLDVKGLNISAPLNLSYSQIKTYDDCGKKYKYQYIIRLPSKPSSTLSFGNTVHAVLKSFYEQQRAALSGLEGFVQTPTVDDLIDSYHDKWISTGYDSREHEKIRKEYGERKLREFYENFYSVKENPIELEKSFHYKIGGVGMTGKIDRIDLVGKEDGREVVDLLDYKTGKKKELRDVKNDLQLALYTIVCEEVFNMKVRKAGLLFVEHCERVDIEVDEKMRQKCKEKIHEVVELIRKEDFAAKPSKFTCGFCDFRDICSDAVI comes from the coding sequence ATGCAGTTCAATCTGAACGAACGACAACAAGAAGCAGTACAGCATAAAGCAGGACCACTGCTTATAATCGCTGGCGCTGGTACAGGAAAGACCGCAGTCATCACTAGGCGTATTACTCATATTATTAATGAGGGCTGGGCTAAGCCATCTGAAATATTGGCCCTAACATTCACCGAGAAAGCTGCAGGAGAGATGCTCGAAAGGGTTGATCAAGAAATGCCAATCGGCCACGAAGAGATAGCCATCTCGACATTTCACTCTTTCTGCGATCGGATCTTGAGGCAGGAGGGGATATATATCGGTCTCGATACAAATTATAAGCTGATGAGCCAGGCTCAATCATATATCCTGTTTAAGAAAAATCTGTTCACCATGTCGCTCGATAAATTCAGGCCGCTGGGCAACCCCACCTCACACATCGACGATATCCTGAAGCACTTCTCGCGATTGCAAGATGAAGATGTCTTCCCAGAGGAGTATATAAAGTTTGCCGAAAAGTTGCCCTCAACAACTGAAGAGGAGGAAGAGCTAAAGGCGGAGGCAGTTGAGCTAGCCAAAGTGTATAAAGAATACTCAGATATCAAGGTACGTGAGTCGATGCTCGACTTCGGAGATCTGATACTGCTCACCCTGAGACTCTTCCGTGAGAAGCCGAATGTCCTAAAGAAATACCACGACCTCTACAAATATATCCTTGTAGACGAGTATCAGGATACCAACTATACCCAAAATGTGCTCGTGAACACGATCGCATTTGGCGGCGACCAGAAGAATAAAACCGTAAAACAGAAACAGCCGAATGTCACTGTTGTAGGAGACGATGACCAGGCTATCTACAAGTTCCGAGGTGCTGCTATCTCAAACATCTTGCAATTCAATAAGACATATAAAGGTGTGAAGAAAGTGGTACTAGTCGAAAACTACCGATCTCGACAGGAGATACTCAACGCCGCCTACGACCTGATTCAGAAAAATAACCCCGACCGTTTGGAGATATCTGAGTCGATAGATAAACGACTTGCGGCTCGAGCCGAATTTGAGGTACCAGAGGTCGATCCTGTGCAGCTAATTGTGGCAGACAGTGGTGCAGTTGAGGCCGACAGCGTAGCGAAAGAGATCCTGAATCTAACAGGCAACAAGGAGCTGCTTAAAAATGACAACTCGATCGTAAGCAGGAAGTTTGACTCGAAAGGGCAGAGCATGTTTGTGGATGTGGAGAAAGAGAATGGGGCAGAATTTAGATTCTCAGATATTGCACTGCTTGTTCGGGCAAATAATAACTCGGATGAATTTATCCAGGCATTCAAATATTACGGAATTCCGTTCAAGTTCTCTGGTCCAAAAGGGCTCTACTCACGGCCAGAGATCTCGAAGCTGATCTCTTTCTTGAGGCTGGTTGTTGATTACAAAGATGATAGAAACATGTTCAACATCTTGAAGATGCAATCATTGGATCTGGATTCGCGCGATGTGGTGGAGCTTATGCGCCTTGCCAAAGAGCAGCGCCTATCTATATTTGAGGAGATAGAGGCTATAACCGGTACTCGAATCGGCGATGTGGAGAGTGAAGAGATCGAGATCGCGGAAAATCGACGCAATCTGATTGAGAAGACCTTTAGCACTGATGCTATCGACTCAATGAAGGCTTTGGTCACACTTTTTGACAGCGCTTTTAAAGCAGTCAAAGAGGGACGAAGCATTGGCGAGATATTGTACGATTTTGTGAAGAGTAGCGGCTACCTGGACTCAATGACGGAGGTCGAATCGTATGAGAATCAGTTCAAAATTCAGAATATGACAAAATTTTTCGACCTGATCAAAAGTTATGAGCGCGACAATAATGACGCTTCTATCTACGACTATGTCGATTATCTGAACTATAGCATTGAGATAGGTGAGAGCCCTCGGGTGGATGAGGATATGCTTGAGGATTTTGACGCTGTGAAGATTATGACTGTCCACGGATCAAAGGGCTTGGAATTTCCTGTAGTATTTCTGACAAACCTGGTGTCAGACCGATTCCCGACGCGGCGACGAAGCGACACAATTCCTATCGCAGAAGAGCTGGTTAAAGAGCAGTTTAGTGACGAGGATGAGCGGATAGCACACCTGAAGGAAGAGCGCAGGCTCTTCTATGTTGGCGCTACTCGTGCCAAAGAGCGCCTCTACCTGACCGCGGCGAAAGTATACGGCGATGCGAAAACCAAGCGGAAGCCAAGTCTATTCCTCGACGAGCTACTTGGCAGGAAGGTCTCGCTCGATTTTGCCGAAGATGGAGCAAATGTTCGCAAGGAGCCTGAATTTAAAGTTCAGATCTCAACCTACGATGACTCGCTCGATGTGAAGGGACTCAACATCAGTGCGCCCTTAAACCTGAGCTACTCGCAGATAAAGACTTATGATGATTGTGGGAAAAAATATAAGTATCAGTATATTATCCGGCTTCCATCCAAACCGAGCTCGACGCTTTCATTTGGAAATACAGTGCATGCGGTGCTTAAGTCTTTCTATGAACAGCAGAGGGCTGCTCTGTCCGGGCTTGAGGGCTTTGTCCAAACCCCGACAGTGGATGATCTGATCGATAGCTATCATGATAAATGGATATCCACAGGGTATGATAGCCGAGAGCATGAGAAAATCCGCAAGGAGTATGGGGAAAGAAAATTGCGCGAGTTTTATGAAAACTTCTACTCGGTCAAGGAAAATCCGATTGAGCTGGAGAAGTCTTTTCACTACAAGATCGGGGGGGTTGGGATGACAGGAAAGATCGATAGGATTGACCTGGTAGGGAAAGAAGATGGTCGCGAGGTTGTAGATCTGTTGGATTACAAAACTGGCAAGAAGAAGGAGCTGAGGGATGTGAAAAACGATTTGCAGCTGGCATTGTACACGATTGTGTGTGAGGAGGTGTTTAATATGAAGGTACGGAAGGCGGGGTTACTCTTTGTCGAGCACTGTGAGAGAGTAGATATTGAGGTCGATGAAAAAATGCGACAGAAGTGCAAAGAGAAGATCCATGAAGTAGTTGAGCTGATAAGAAAAGAGGATTTTGCCGCGAAACCGAGCAAATTTACCTGTGGATTTTGTGATTTCCGTGATATCTGCTCGGATGCGGTAATCTAG
- a CDS encoding pilin: MNTRKLATVAVASASMISSTATNLYAQAPCFGSACIDGLNPTNQSDLLAFIQTALNTVIGLAALIAVGFLVYSGIQYILAAGDENKVDKATKGIMYAIVGLVICFISVLIVNFVLTAFLGQ; encoded by the coding sequence GTGAACACACGAAAACTGGCAACTGTTGCAGTAGCATCAGCTTCAATGATTAGCTCCACAGCTACTAATCTTTATGCACAAGCTCCTTGCTTCGGGTCAGCATGTATTGATGGCTTAAACCCAACAAACCAGAGCGACCTTTTGGCATTTATCCAGACAGCTCTCAACACCGTTATCGGTCTTGCAGCACTTATCGCAGTTGGATTCTTGGTATATAGCGGTATTCAGTATATCCTTGCAGCAGGTGATGAGAACAAGGTTGATAAAGCAACCAAGGGTATTATGTATGCAATCGTAGGTTTGGTTATCTGCTTCATCTCAGTATTGATCGTCAACTTCGTATTGACAGCATTCCTAGGTCAGTAA
- a CDS encoding pilin, with the protein MDATDLIEPINPTDFATLSEFVVSTMNLIISIAALVAVIALVWAGFQYIISRGEGEKAEKAQKSIIYILIGLVLCFISPLVINFILVQVLGQ; encoded by the coding sequence ATGGATGCAACAGATCTAATTGAACCTATAAACCCAACAGATTTCGCGACATTGTCGGAGTTTGTGGTCTCAACAATGAACCTAATCATATCGATCGCAGCATTGGTAGCTGTTATTGCGCTTGTTTGGGCCGGTTTCCAATACATCATCTCAAGAGGTGAGGGTGAAAAGGCCGAGAAAGCACAGAAATCAATAATTTATATCCTTATCGGTCTGGTACTTTGCTTTATATCGCCATTGGTGATTAACTTCATATTGGTACAGGTATTAGGCCAATGA